TGTAGCTATGTACacgcaaatttttaaattattttagaatttttataaatttttgaaaatgttattaatTATCAGTTTATATACGTACCAGTTTTGAGTCGATGTGCCCAAATTTTCTAATGCATTGGCTATGACGGCATTTTTAATCGGTCATTAGTGGTATCCAGTATTattgttttcgtttaatttattaatatcTTATCATTTAAAGAAACAGCTTATATGTTTTTCAGCAATTTACTAATTTATAGCTGTAGGGCTAATATCCGGTtggtttaaaaattttatttttctttgcttcTTTGCTTTAAACATATATACAATGtgcacaatgaaaaaaataaaaccaaaattcaattcaatttatgttcaACTTTTTCATGGACCACTGCTACGGTaattgttgcattgaatgtaGTAAATTCAATCTGTCGTCAATATTCTTCAGATATACCCATTTCTGAGCAAAAGTAGGAGGAATAATGCTGGTACTTTACCAGTAAAAAATATAATGTTTGGATTAGATTTTTTCCGAGTGTTGAAAAGCTGACATGCACTCTAAAACCATCATAGATAAATCCCTTACTGGTATCAAACTTTTCGATCTATTTACATTTCTCACTCTTCTTGATATAGTTTCATTCTTTACTTGTCGTAAGTTTGTCCGGGGCATAGAAAGAAATTATACTTTCAGTTCCCAATCCATTAAAAGCCATGGTACCATGGTTTatccgaaaaattaaaattataattcagTTTTTATCCGTGgcttaaaactttttttgttgctatttTCAGTCGTTACGATAAATCGagattaaaattcaatattctCGTACTGATaagtaattttattatttttaaatgctTTGAACAcagaaataaaagtttctgATGAAGGTACACTTATTGCGCTATTATTATAAGTTACATAAAAGCTTCCCCGGAAATTTGATACTACTATACCAATCAATACCACTTAAATCATTCAAACATTACAAATGACAAATCGCATATGAAAAGCCGTTCAAATGATCAACGAAAACGGTAAAATGTTACGAAACAAAAAAGCTTGGAATATTAGTTTGAGGCTTTGCTAAAGAGATGCATTAGTACATTGTACACGTTGTGATATAttcttattttgtttttttttttagcatgaataaattggaaaacaaGTAAAGTTATGAACGTACAGGAGAAGCTATGCTTTCTATGTCTCGTTCATTTCGGAGTAATTGGACAATACGCATAAATACTAACTTTGCATGCCTCATTCTATAGAAACATGATATCGGGTTGAGAACAGACTTAATCACCGCAAGATTAATTTAGCCACGAGAATactatttgttttaaaatttatttttcacctCACTATTTTCACAGCAGCAGCTTTAAAACTTTCCTAGAACGAAAAACTGTGTAAATTGTATCCTCTATTCGAGCAATTTACTATCAAAATGTCCTATAACATAGAGAATACTTAATGTCTCACTGTATTGTGGTTAGCAGTGTTGCCaagaatagtagattacaacATTACTGATATAAACGGCGTATTACATAAGTGCGAATTAATACGGTAATCAAGCCGAAGACGAGGTGATATCACTAGACTTATGTTGTGGACGTTTACATTAGTACTTCTATACTGTGGCGTGCCTTTACCTAATAGGCAACCAGacgttgaaaagaaaaacaattaaaatttcaacaacTCCCCAATTTTTGACACCTGCAATATACCAACTATACACCGAGTACAAATCCTGTAATAAGGGCCTGTTATGGGGAAACCTCACTCgccgaaataaaatttttggtagCATGGTCGTAATCTACTATAACATTATTCACTATAAAAATAAAGTCACGTTCTCATGACTGGTTTAAATCacaatttttgcataaatGACTATTCTGTCAACTTCAACAAAAGCGGTAAAAATTGCTTTGGATCGAGTCAGAACGAATCTGAACATTTAAAATACATCATTAAAAcgatctttttattttattttagccCGTATCTGCATTGGCTATGTAGTACATGTGAAAATACCgcaaagaaattctttttacataattttccttttcttaGAATTAATTGCGAAACCTTTCTCATAATTTAAACTCTGTCACAATGCGATATGTTTTCTGGTATAATCAAATAAATCCAGTAAAATACTCGCTTTCTGCCACTCATATCACTTCGTCTAATTAATGTTTCCTTTTTATCAAAGATTTTCAAGCAAtaaaaaacatgtttcaattgaaatcattataaaattacttatttgtacgaagaaaattttccatttaattttctttgcgACACATTCAATTACCCATCTCACCTACAACAACttaatttttccattgtttcatCGGCTACACATCCAAACTTTACCCAATAATGAAATTGACACAAAAGTAAAACCGATTGAGTCATTTACACTCGAACGAACATATTTCTATACGCAAATTAAGTTTTCCGTAACTCGAATATGCTCCACTGAGAATTCATTCGTATATATGATAATTTCCTGTGTAATCCTCTTAAGAAAAGTGCTAACTTTATTTTACATCTTCTACATCGTTTTTACCTACCGACAACAACGTCTCTACAGATGTCTGCTCAAATTCTCCAACTTTTCggttgtatttttattttcttaacgATTAGAGGAAAAGTATACCATTCGATTATTAAGATTGCTGGAGAAAaagtttgaatgaaatataaGTGTTTGCACAATCAAatcagcgatttttttttttcttgtcagAAATTTGAAGGGTCGGCGTTAATTTGCTactgtttttttattatttgatgtGGAGAATTAAAGTTAATGGTTTATTAATGGTTAAAAGTGTGCGGAAATAGGTAATGAAAGTAAAGTATTGCGaggtaaaatgaattttgttttattggagTTGACTGTAGGATACTTGTCGAAATACAGCAAACGAGGTATACGTTAGAATTAGAAACATATTAACTTTACTTACTCCCTCACAGAATCTCAAAGTTGAAGAACACAAATTAGtagtatttttggaaaattaatttgtttcagaAAAAGAGATTACCCTAAAGTTGCACCATTTTCTGTCGCATCGAAATTGTCATCAGGACTTGAAAAGTGTTGTTATTTCGGATATTGGAAAGGACGTTAATGTCGACTCAAGAATTCCAcggaaaattgaaagtaaaaaagtgtgtaaaaataacgaaaatagttGCTACAAATAGTTGATTTTCTGGTGAAAAAGCTGGtaaaaaagtgagtttttaggaaCTTTTGTATCCTATTCTACGcgaagtcaagggtcttaccaCTCGTATGTTTCTCCTGTATGACGTTACAGGTGATtagaattaaaaattggttgtgTCTTAAACccaaaagtaaaaacttaAATGAAGAATATACTGCAACCAATGAATTTCATAGACTAAAAGCAAATAAGTTAGGGATGCGTCCGAATCCTATGCCGACGAATCAGCATTTACAAAAACCTAAAGTGTTACTTACTTCTATCGTTTCTTCAATATTTTAGATTTGGTTGCAGAAAGTGCAAAACAATAAAGAGAAATCGGTAGAATGAAAATGCCTGATTCTCCTTGCAGTTTTGTGACAGTCCGAACAGCAACTTTCTGTCTGAAATTGGCAGAAGAATTATGTATAACAAGAGAGGTTAGGTCGACGGAATTTTCGTTGAAGCATCGcgttaaagaaatttaatgcAGAATGAATGTTAGGAACTTTTTAAGAATCATACCCCTAGGGTAAAGTTTTGTTCCTGtaaattttatgtcaatttAACATACATCCACAAAATGCTGACTACAATGTAGTGTAGCCTAAGGTTCTTCAAGTGAAATAGAAATATAGCGCAAATGACTCATGTGGAAGTTATTTGTTTTATGTATGTTAGACACTTATAAGTTAGtagcaaattttcaaaaatgttataaaatttcaaaaatatttttggatgttttgaaaatttacttatGAGAGTCTGATTTATAATATAACTTGAAAGCGGCTTTCTTATAACGTATAACTTTCACCTTATACGTCAAttacgtcatttgcgcaatccttctaaaaatcgaaaagatGATACACTGTCAGTTAAAGAAGGTACGTTAAGAGGTTCCTAGTCTTCAGTTTAGATGCAAACCAGATACTATTTCGCCATCTCGTCTGGAACAATTTTTAGAGCTCAAGATTtatataaaatctttttttgtctGCCTTTTGCAAGGTAGTAGAATTTTTATAtaagaaaaaaggaaattttacaGCGTCGCAGGTGAAACTTAcaattctaacattttctaatctattttaattgatttagaaaaaattgagtaaagtgtttgaaaatagttgaaacaAGTGAGAAATAGAGCAAATTGTTTCCTGACTTTTTTAGATCTTGAAAATAGTTGGAAacagtgagaaaagtgagtgCGTGGAATCCCTGAAGTTGGAGAACACCGAATTCTGTGTATCGATTTTGTTGCCTAGTAGAATGACTCTGGCCGACATGAGTTTTCTGCAGTATAAAGTTACGGTTCACTGTGACAAATACTCGTAATGACAACAAGCCAAGATTACGTGCCGGAGTCACATTGGAACTTTTTTTAGGAAAGAAACGCTGATCTAGTTGTGTCTGAGCAGATTGTACAGTTGTTCCTTTCGTTTTTGTTCTTGATTTCAGTGGGCCTTGAAATTTATCTTTAAAtggtttggttttgtttttagatttGACTTTATTATTCCGAAATGTTTTTGTCGTTCATTTTCATAGCTCTGCTTTGAGctgatttaattttgttcaaGGAAATCTTTGTATCGAACACCAGTAGGGAGATCTCCCGTTGGggattaatttaataaataaatcaattttctaaaaatatgtCCTGATGCGAACTTAATATGAATAACGCAAAATTTGATGATGGCTCTACAAAAGTAGATTTAGATTGTTGCAtaactttgatatttttcatatttgtaAACCAACCAAAAGATGAAATAGTCcaaagttattttgtccgtGCACCAGTCTTCCCATTTTTAAGCAGAATGTATGTTTAAAGAAACAAAGTACAGGATTTTGGACCAAAGACTAACAATTAGTTCATGATGCGTTACCTGTTTCTTAAAACATAAGCACCGGCATTGATTATACTATGCTAGACGATGGTGTGCCGATTATGGGCAAAATGCCCTCGACATTAGTTAATGACGccgttgatttatttttttacatttcccTATTCaaatagatttaaaaaaaacgttattaAAACCAGCACAATCTACAAATTCATTGCACTAAAATTAACGAGGCTATATAATTCATAACAAACTAGTTTTAATGAATGCGAGTTTTCATATAGTACATAAAATACATAGacacacatttttacagtATGTCTAATATTGTGCCTACCTAAGATACATGAACTGAACAGAGATTATCCTGTTCACAAGGTATGACATATATCTTGATGCTTATAAACGGGTGAAACAGACAGTAACGGAAACCGAATCGTCCTTCCTGTAATGTTCctcttattattattatgatgtACGTATACGGTTCTATCGTTATTACCATTTAATGTtggaaaactaaaattatttcacgatAGATTCAAAGCCATTCTGAAAATCGTAAACTTCGGTGAGCTTCAGCAAAAAGTCAAGTAGTAGTTTTGCAAAGTGAAGTCGATCCAATGGAGAAATCAGTGCATTTCCATGGTAACTGCTATTCATTCGATAAAGCGTAGAAATTTCGCAATTCGCATGCGTCCACTCTTATACATTCTATTCATCCCGGGAAGCTTTTGTATTAGTGTTGTAGATGTATTTGAAATAGATGATGATACATGCACTTGTTAAGCCATAAAGTCCCCCAAATCGAAAAAGCTACGGATCAATaattatagaaaattttcctCTTTGAGTATGAATGGATGGATGACTGGATCTATCTGTCTatagaaatgaatgaatgatggtactctcattttccatttcaaacgaaaaataaaagcaGAATTAACCCACACACATAACTATACTGgcttcaattcaataaaaagagtataaatggattttgttaaaataaaagagGTTTTTGATTCCAGTTTCCATCGCTAATTAACATCATTAGAGTCCTTAAAATTTCGAAGCACTGAAGCATTACATGTTCATTGTGGTTTGAGCATATTGCACAAATggaatgaaaacattttgctgtTATATTCCATGCAactcattcattcattatgtttcaatattttcagtaATTAAATTGTGATGTAAAATTAGGTGAATAACGGAGCAGATAGAGTAGCGTCATATGGTAAACAAATCCACTGATGCATAGTTCTTAGAATGGATTGATAGGGATTACACCTTGAGTTTAATAATTACCTCATCTTATCAATTAAGTTATGTTTAACAACTTGCATACATTGCACCGTACGAGCAGATTTTCGCTTAGATAATCATTCtttgtcagtgtttatataTGTTGCCacaaaaacttgaatttttgatatattacAACTGTACGATGATGAAGAGATTGATGATAACCCGTTGCACCGTTAAAACGTTGAAATATTAACCAACTCGATGAAAGAACAAAGTTCTGGTTTTGGATAAACTTCTACGGCGAAAGTATTTGTCGTCCATGATTAATTTTCCAGTGTGCACAGAGAGAATTGCATTGTAAAACAAATGGATAAATAAAGCTTGccacacaaaataaatgaatgcaTTTATTGCGCGGAAGGTTCTCCATTTTTAGGTTCGAGTGCATTAATATGAAAATACTATTACAAGTAGATTATTTTTCGCTCATTGTCAGCTTTTCATTATTGTTCACATACAAGCCGAAATACggtttgtttaaataaaattggtgtCGGTcttgttttagattttttgctttattttttaatttgcctAAGTTATATATAGGCAAGAAAGACAGTTTATTAGAAAAGTCGTAATGTATCCTCTACTTCGGTTAGTTGTTTATTGGCTAATTTTACCAACTTTCGGAATTTCTCAAGAATCTGATCTAAGACAAATATCTTTACCGGTAAGCTGCTACAGGTACATATTTGGAAACATATTGTCTGTATAGATGATTACCATATAAAAGTGTAAATTGACGTACAATAGGCGAGCAGTGCTAggattatattttgttttaccAACAAGAGACTTATCTAAGAAGTTTTCCACTCTTTTATAGTGACTAGTAAAAGCGTGTTGCAattcaaacgtttttttttgttcatatatATATCGATAGATATTTTCACAACTGAGTGTCGACATAGCACTTTAGTTTAATACACAACTCGAgaataaagttgaaaagttccgttttcgtgtgaataatTTTCGGTTTAGGAACAAACTTTATTACCTCAGACAATATCAAACTTTTATTAATGGTTGTGCGAAATTTTTACTGCACCACTGAACCACTGATGCATTGTGAATTTTTGCGAGTGatgaataatttgaataaatggaATGTATTAATTCAAACGTCCAAGTTAAGTGATTCAGTGGACTTTTTAACAATTGTCTGTACTTTCTCTTATAACGGTATAACGCCGCGATCTCCGTTTTTGTCGTTATAATTGCGACATCTATTTCAACACAGTTTCAGGAAGACGCTCGAATCAAGAAAGCAATTCAGATACGACAGTCTCAACGCAGTGAAACATTCAGACAAATAAGACAAAGTTACACTTTGGACGAGGCAGCTAATGAAATACTTAAACTACCAGCGAAGGATTTGATAGAAAAACTACAATTGCGAAGCTTAAACGCAACACAGGTCCTCCAAGCATACATGGCAAAAGCAATCACCGTCCAAGATAAATTCAACTGTATAACAGAGTTTGTACCATTCGCTTTGgtttgtttcaaaattaaatctctTCACATTCAGTGGAATTAACAAGTAATTTCTAGGAAAGAGCACAAAACTTGGATAAACTGAATGCTGTCCGTGGACCATTACATGGCATACCTGTTTGTGTGAAGGACGATCACGATGTCATCGTGGACACGACAATGGGCTTAGGGAAAAATCTAAATATGCCAGCATCGTCGAACAGTGTTCTCACCCAGACGTTGTTCGACTT
This genomic stretch from Bradysia coprophila strain Holo2 unplaced genomic scaffold, BU_Bcop_v1 contig_647, whole genome shotgun sequence harbors:
- the LOC119083433 gene encoding fatty-acid amide hydrolase 1-like, coding for MYPLLRLVVYWLILPTFGISQESDLRQISLPFQEDARIKKAIQIRQSQRSETFRQIRQSYTLDEAANEILKLPAKDLIEKLQLRSLNATQVLQAYMAKAITVQDKFNCITEFVPFALERAQNLDKLNAVRGPLHGIPVCVKDDHDVIVDTTMGLGKNLNMPASSNSVLTQTLFDLGAVIFCKTNIPQTVFRYSSDINDTEPLFGATEYTMIWNFVDFPAGVIPFGIETGQNIDHYDDAGDAVLRLAKESTKDSIGSPIGIQIIGKPFKEEQVLRALNELFNKIDSKK